The following proteins are encoded in a genomic region of Mycolicibacterium confluentis:
- a CDS encoding FAD-dependent oxidoreductase, with product MRLARHHDVVGISTKPALVSGQELGLRLSRPEYWARDYWIGFERFRGLDRVRTVHAELTGVDLSARIVTARGFDGAPIHESYDTLVIATGVTNGFWRQPMLQSADDIGADLRAAHERLASANSVVVIGGGAAAVSAAANIATTWPGTRVDLYHPGARALPHHHDRTWRRVQRRLCEAGVGVHAGYRAVLPEGFRADEITSASVEFSTGQPPVDAEAVVWAIGRVRPNTGWLPAEILDDDGFVRVMPDLRVPGQPGVFAIGDVAATDPLRSSARNRADGLLAHNVRAEIAGRTLRNYRPPQRRWGSVLGPQRDGLEVFAPNGRPFRFPAWSIDRVLQPWIVRRGIYRGVRD from the coding sequence ATGCGATTGGCCCGGCACCACGACGTTGTCGGCATCTCGACCAAGCCCGCTCTGGTCAGCGGACAGGAACTGGGTCTGCGGTTGTCCCGGCCCGAGTACTGGGCCCGCGACTACTGGATCGGCTTCGAACGGTTTCGCGGGTTGGACCGCGTACGGACCGTGCACGCCGAACTCACCGGCGTGGACCTGTCGGCCCGAATAGTCACCGCCCGCGGCTTCGACGGTGCACCCATCCACGAGTCCTACGACACGTTGGTCATCGCGACCGGAGTGACCAACGGCTTCTGGCGCCAACCCATGCTGCAGTCCGCGGACGACATCGGCGCGGACCTGCGCGCCGCGCACGAGCGACTGGCCTCAGCCAACTCAGTGGTCGTGATCGGTGGCGGTGCGGCCGCGGTCAGTGCCGCCGCCAACATCGCGACCACCTGGCCGGGCACGCGGGTCGACCTCTACCACCCGGGCGCACGCGCACTGCCGCATCACCATGACCGGACCTGGCGGCGGGTGCAGCGACGGCTGTGTGAGGCCGGTGTCGGTGTGCACGCCGGGTATCGCGCGGTGCTGCCGGAAGGCTTCCGCGCCGACGAGATCACCAGCGCGTCCGTCGAATTCAGCACGGGACAACCACCCGTCGACGCGGAGGCGGTGGTGTGGGCGATCGGACGGGTGCGGCCCAACACCGGCTGGCTGCCCGCCGAGATCCTGGACGACGACGGGTTCGTGCGTGTGATGCCCGACCTGCGGGTGCCCGGGCAACCCGGGGTGTTCGCGATCGGGGATGTGGCGGCCACCGACCCGTTGCGCAGTTCGGCCCGCAATCGCGCCGACGGACTGCTGGCGCACAACGTGCGGGCTGAGATCGCGGGCAGGACGCTGCGGAATTACCGTCCCCCGCAGCGGCGTTGGGGCTCGGTGCTCGGTCCGCAGCGAGACGGCCTCGAGGTGTTCGCGCCCAACGGGCGGCCGTTCCGATTCCCGGCGTGGTCCATCGACCGCGTGCTGCAGCCATGGATTGTGCGACGCGGCATCTACCGAGGCGTGCGCGACTAG
- a CDS encoding DUF1295 domain-containing protein: MSETGTTRSRARSLTIVTLAYIVAVAVAALWLWQGPGTGLLWLDTLIADVLATLVVFAFSRRWHNSSFYDAYWSVIPPLLLFYWWWRGDAGVDQVHCWLVAVVVVLWAVRLTGNWVYGFPGLHHEDWRYAMFRERGGRWEFVVDLVAIHLIPTVQVFLGMLPVYVAVTRPGPGVTWLMWVAFVVGVAAVLLELVADVQMHRFVAQRRPGEVMDRGLWSWSRHPNYFGECAFWFSLALFGVAAAPAQWWWLFVGVVAMVAMFLGASIPMMEQRSLARRPDYADVIAEVSRFVPRPPRPTP, translated from the coding sequence ATGAGCGAAACCGGCACCACACGCAGCAGGGCACGGTCGCTGACGATCGTCACGCTGGCCTACATCGTGGCCGTGGCCGTCGCGGCCCTCTGGCTCTGGCAGGGGCCCGGCACGGGCCTGCTGTGGCTCGACACCCTCATCGCCGACGTGCTGGCCACGCTGGTGGTCTTCGCGTTCAGTCGGCGCTGGCACAACTCGAGCTTCTACGACGCCTACTGGAGCGTGATCCCGCCACTGCTGCTCTTCTACTGGTGGTGGCGGGGCGATGCCGGGGTGGACCAGGTGCACTGCTGGTTGGTCGCGGTCGTGGTGGTGCTGTGGGCGGTGCGGCTGACGGGGAACTGGGTCTACGGCTTTCCGGGGCTGCATCACGAGGACTGGCGCTACGCGATGTTCCGCGAGCGTGGCGGCCGCTGGGAGTTCGTCGTCGACCTCGTGGCGATCCACCTGATTCCGACCGTCCAGGTCTTCCTCGGGATGCTGCCGGTGTACGTCGCGGTGACGCGTCCGGGCCCGGGGGTGACCTGGTTGATGTGGGTCGCGTTCGTCGTCGGTGTGGCCGCGGTGCTCCTCGAACTCGTGGCCGACGTCCAGATGCACAGGTTTGTCGCGCAGAGACGGCCCGGCGAGGTGATGGACCGCGGCCTGTGGAGTTGGTCGCGGCACCCGAACTACTTCGGCGAGTGCGCCTTCTGGTTCTCGCTGGCACTGTTCGGCGTCGCGGCCGCGCCCGCACAGTGGTGGTGGCTGTTCGTTGGGGTTGTCGCGATGGTGGCGATGTTCCTCGGGGCCAGCATCCCGATGATGGAGCAGCGCAGCCTGGCCCGGCGGCCGGACTACGCCGACGTCATCGCCGAGGTGTCGCGGTTCGTGCCCCGCCCGCCGCGGCCCACGCCGTGA
- a CDS encoding acyl-CoA thioesterase: MHPFDSAIALEQVADGLARGRTQPEWANMVGPFGGVTAATLLRAAEQHPERQGAPLSLTINYLAPLVDGEFDITARPVRTNRTNQHWTLELAQDGEAKTTATAVFGVHRDTWTDTEATPPTAASPEDIPATGFGEFVVWVRNYEMRFVEGAIPGPDDGPSPTSTTTLWVRDGRGRALDHAALAAVSDIFYPRTFLRRGQFVPSGTISMTTYFHASVDELATVGDDYVLGTARANRFSAGYFDQSGQLWSRAGQLLASTHQLVYFKG; the protein is encoded by the coding sequence ATGCACCCTTTCGACAGCGCGATTGCGCTGGAGCAGGTCGCCGACGGTCTGGCGCGGGGCCGCACCCAGCCGGAATGGGCCAACATGGTCGGCCCGTTCGGCGGAGTCACCGCCGCGACACTTCTGCGGGCGGCAGAACAGCATCCCGAACGGCAGGGTGCGCCACTGTCGTTGACGATCAACTACCTGGCCCCGCTCGTCGATGGCGAGTTCGACATCACGGCCCGTCCGGTGCGCACCAACCGCACCAACCAGCACTGGACGCTGGAACTGGCACAGGACGGCGAGGCCAAGACCACCGCGACGGCCGTGTTCGGTGTGCATCGCGACACCTGGACCGACACCGAGGCCACACCTCCGACCGCTGCGTCCCCGGAGGACATCCCGGCCACCGGTTTCGGTGAGTTCGTGGTGTGGGTGCGCAACTACGAGATGCGGTTCGTGGAAGGCGCGATCCCCGGTCCCGACGACGGCCCGAGTCCAACATCGACCACCACGCTGTGGGTGCGCGACGGACGCGGACGGGCCCTCGACCATGCCGCCCTGGCCGCGGTGAGCGACATCTTCTATCCCAGGACGTTCCTGCGCCGCGGCCAGTTCGTGCCGTCCGGCACCATCTCGATGACGACGTACTTCCACGCGAGCGTCGACGAGTTGGCCACCGTCGGCGACGACTACGTGCTCGGGACGGCGCGCGCCAACCGCTTCTCGGCCGGGTATTTCGACCAGAGCGGCCAGTTGTGGAGTCGCGCGGGCCAACTGCTGGCCAGCACGCACCAACTCGTCTACTTCAAGGGCTAG
- the hrpA gene encoding ATP-dependent RNA helicase HrpA, producing the protein MSEPSSPSPSSARGEIRQLRARLDDLTFRDAARLARRFKGLREATPDQVARLTAQVESAERLIATRRAAVPVVTYPDLPVSAHRDQLAAALNDHQVVVVAGETGSGKTTQLPKLCLDLGRGVRGTIGHTQPRRLAARTVAQRIADELGTPLGDVVGYSVRFTDEVSDRTLVKLMTDGRLLAEIQRDRRLLRYDTLILDEAHERSLNIDFLLGYLRQLLPRRPDLKVIVTSATIEPERFAAHFGDAPIVEVSGRTYPVEIRYRPLEVAVPSSTDDDPDDPDHEIVRTELRDQTEAVIDAVEELQAEPPGDILVFLSGEREIRDTADALKGLHNTEVLPLYARLSTAEQQKVFAPHTGRRVVLATNVAETSLTVPGIRYVVDPGTARISRYSRRTKVQRLPIEPVSQASAAQRAGRSGRTAPGVCIRLYSEQDFESRPRYTDPEILRTNLAAVILQMSALGLGEIESFPFLDPPDRRSIRDGVQLLQELGAFDGRGEITSVGRRLAQLPVDPRLGRMILAADEQGCVREVLVLAAALSIPDPRERPADQEEAARQKHARFADEHSDFMSFLNLWNYIVEQRKSLSSSAFRRTCRQEFLHYLRIREWQDLVGQLRSIAAGLGIATGSPEDEPADPNRIHAALTAGLLSHIGLREGETREYQGARNSRFVLAPGSVLTKRPPRWLVVADLVETSRVYGRIAARIEPEAVEKIAGDLVQRTYSEPHWDARRGSATAFERVTLYGLPLVVKRRVGYADIDPVVSRELFIRHALVDGDWQTKHHFFRDNAKLREDLAEVEERARRRDLVVTDDDIYALYDARIPAEVVSARHFDGWWRKQRQRTPDLLTFTREELLRTADGGDHPDTWHADDVALPLTYRFEPGAEDDGVTVHVPVEVLARLGGDAFAWQVPALREELITALIRSLPKDLRRNFVPAPDTARAVLPHLNPGSEPLLDALQRVLRQRTGVLVPISAFDLDKLPPHLRVTFAVESGDGEEVARGKNLEVLREKLAGTTQRAVERAVDEAIEGGVARSGLRGWPADLPTLPRTVESTSSGQPVRGYPALVDAGSVVDIRVFPTPVEQTAAMAAGTRRLLRLNVSSPVKAIERQLDTRRKLTLGSNPDGSLQALLEDCADAAIDTLVTAPAWSESEFAQLREKVAGALVRVTGDVLTRVERVLTAWHDVQVALPTTPSPAQAEAIADIREQLDNLVPAGFVAATGAARLGDLTRYLLAIGRRLERLPHGLGADRERMARVHAVQDAYDDLRQALSPSRADAQDVRDIARQIEELRVSLWAQQLGTPRPVSEQRILRAIDAVVR; encoded by the coding sequence GTGTCCGAGCCGTCATCACCCTCGCCGTCCTCGGCGCGTGGCGAGATACGTCAACTCCGGGCCCGCCTCGACGATCTGACCTTCCGCGACGCGGCGCGTCTCGCGCGCCGGTTCAAGGGGCTGCGCGAGGCCACTCCCGACCAGGTCGCGCGGTTGACCGCGCAGGTCGAGTCCGCCGAGCGCCTGATCGCCACGCGCAGGGCCGCCGTGCCGGTGGTGACCTACCCGGATCTGCCGGTCAGCGCTCATCGCGACCAGTTGGCCGCGGCGCTGAACGACCATCAGGTCGTGGTCGTCGCGGGCGAGACCGGGTCGGGCAAGACCACCCAGTTGCCGAAGCTGTGCCTGGACCTCGGGCGCGGAGTCCGCGGGACCATCGGGCACACCCAGCCTCGCCGGCTGGCCGCGCGCACCGTGGCGCAGCGGATCGCCGACGAGTTGGGCACGCCATTGGGCGATGTCGTCGGGTACTCGGTCCGGTTCACCGACGAGGTCAGCGATCGCACCCTGGTCAAGCTGATGACCGACGGTCGACTGCTCGCCGAGATCCAGCGCGACCGGCGCCTGCTGCGCTACGACACGCTGATCCTCGACGAGGCCCACGAGCGCAGCCTCAACATCGACTTCCTGCTCGGCTACCTGCGCCAGCTTCTGCCACGCCGCCCCGACCTCAAGGTGATCGTCACGTCGGCGACCATCGAACCCGAGCGGTTCGCGGCGCATTTCGGCGACGCTCCGATCGTCGAGGTGTCCGGGCGCACCTATCCCGTCGAGATCCGGTACCGGCCTCTGGAGGTCGCGGTGCCGAGTTCGACCGACGACGACCCCGACGATCCCGACCACGAGATCGTCCGCACCGAACTGCGCGATCAGACCGAAGCCGTCATCGACGCTGTCGAGGAACTGCAGGCCGAACCGCCCGGTGACATCCTGGTCTTCCTCTCCGGGGAGCGGGAGATCCGGGACACCGCCGATGCGCTGAAGGGGCTGCACAACACAGAGGTGCTGCCGCTGTACGCGCGCCTGTCGACCGCGGAGCAGCAGAAGGTGTTCGCGCCGCACACCGGGCGGCGGGTCGTGCTGGCCACCAACGTCGCCGAGACGTCGCTGACGGTGCCGGGCATCCGCTACGTCGTCGATCCGGGCACGGCCCGGATCTCGCGCTACAGCCGTCGCACCAAGGTGCAGCGACTGCCGATCGAACCCGTGTCGCAGGCGTCGGCGGCGCAGCGGGCCGGGCGGTCCGGTCGCACGGCGCCTGGTGTGTGCATCCGGTTGTACTCGGAGCAGGACTTCGAATCCCGCCCCCGCTACACCGATCCCGAGATTCTGCGGACCAACCTCGCGGCGGTCATCCTGCAGATGTCGGCGCTGGGTCTCGGTGAGATCGAGAGCTTTCCGTTCCTCGACCCGCCCGACCGGCGCAGTATCCGGGATGGCGTCCAGCTGCTGCAGGAACTCGGGGCCTTCGACGGCCGCGGGGAGATCACCTCGGTGGGCCGGCGACTCGCGCAGCTTCCCGTCGACCCCCGACTGGGCCGGATGATCCTGGCGGCCGACGAACAGGGCTGTGTCCGCGAGGTTCTGGTGCTCGCGGCGGCATTGTCGATTCCCGACCCGCGGGAGCGGCCTGCCGACCAGGAGGAGGCGGCCCGGCAGAAGCATGCCCGGTTCGCCGACGAGCACTCGGACTTCATGTCGTTCCTCAACCTGTGGAACTACATCGTGGAGCAGCGTAAGTCGCTGTCGAGCAGCGCGTTTCGACGTACGTGCCGACAGGAGTTCCTGCACTACCTGCGAATCCGCGAATGGCAGGACCTGGTGGGGCAGCTGCGCAGCATCGCCGCGGGCTTGGGCATCGCGACCGGGTCACCTGAGGATGAACCCGCCGATCCCAACCGGATCCACGCGGCGCTGACGGCGGGCCTGCTGTCGCACATCGGCCTGCGGGAGGGGGAGACCCGGGAGTACCAGGGGGCACGCAACTCCCGCTTCGTGCTGGCCCCAGGTTCGGTGCTGACCAAGCGCCCGCCACGCTGGCTGGTGGTCGCCGATCTGGTCGAGACCAGCCGGGTCTACGGGCGCATCGCCGCGCGCATCGAACCCGAGGCCGTCGAGAAGATCGCCGGAGATCTGGTGCAGCGCACCTACAGTGAGCCGCACTGGGACGCCAGGCGCGGCAGTGCGACGGCCTTCGAACGTGTCACGCTGTACGGCCTGCCGCTGGTGGTGAAGCGCCGAGTCGGTTACGCGGACATCGATCCGGTGGTTTCGCGCGAGTTGTTCATCCGCCACGCACTGGTGGACGGCGACTGGCAGACCAAGCACCACTTCTTCCGGGACAACGCCAAGCTGCGGGAAGACCTCGCGGAGGTCGAGGAACGCGCCAGGCGGCGCGACCTCGTGGTCACCGACGACGACATCTACGCGCTGTACGACGCCCGGATCCCCGCGGAGGTGGTGTCGGCCCGGCACTTCGACGGTTGGTGGCGCAAGCAGCGGCAACGCACCCCCGACCTGCTGACGTTCACCCGTGAGGAACTCCTGCGGACGGCCGACGGCGGTGACCACCCCGACACGTGGCACGCCGACGACGTCGCACTGCCGCTGACCTATCGGTTCGAACCCGGCGCCGAGGACGACGGGGTCACGGTGCACGTGCCGGTCGAGGTGTTGGCGCGCCTCGGTGGTGACGCCTTCGCTTGGCAGGTCCCCGCGCTGCGTGAAGAGCTCATCACCGCGCTGATCCGCTCGCTGCCGAAGGATCTGCGCCGCAACTTCGTTCCCGCACCCGACACCGCCAGAGCCGTTCTTCCGCACCTGAATCCGGGGTCGGAGCCGCTGTTGGACGCCCTGCAGCGGGTGCTGAGGCAGAGGACGGGGGTGCTGGTGCCGATCTCGGCATTCGACCTCGACAAACTGCCGCCGCACCTGCGGGTGACCTTCGCCGTCGAGTCGGGCGACGGCGAGGAGGTCGCGAGAGGTAAGAACCTCGAAGTCCTTCGGGAGAAACTCGCGGGCACCACGCAGCGCGCCGTTGAACGGGCCGTCGACGAAGCGATCGAAGGTGGTGTGGCGCGGTCGGGTCTGCGCGGGTGGCCCGCCGACCTTCCGACACTGCCTCGGACCGTGGAGAGCACGAGTTCGGGGCAGCCGGTGCGCGGTTACCCGGCGCTGGTCGATGCCGGTTCCGTCGTGGACATCAGGGTCTTCCCGACGCCGGTCGAGCAGACCGCGGCGATGGCCGCGGGCACGCGCCGACTGCTGCGGCTCAATGTCTCCTCACCGGTCAAAGCCATTGAGCGGCAGTTGGACACCCGCCGAAAGCTGACATTGGGCAGCAATCCGGACGGTTCGCTGCAGGCACTGCTCGAGGACTGCGCCGACGCCGCCATCGACACCCTGGTGACCGCACCCGCGTGGAGTGAATCGGAGTTCGCCCAACTGCGGGAGAAGGTCGCCGGTGCACTGGTGCGGGTGACCGGCGACGTGCTTACCCGGGTGGAACGCGTGCTCACGGCGTGGCACGACGTGCAGGTGGCGCTGCCCACGACACCGTCGCCGGCGCAGGCCGAAGCGATCGCCGATATCCGGGAGCAGTTGGACAACCTGGTGCCTGCGGGCTTCGTGGCCGCCACCGGTGCGGCGCGCCTCGGTGATCTGACCCGCTATCTGCTCGCCATCGGGCGGCGACTGGAGAGGCTCCCGCACGGCTTGGGCGCCGATCGCGAGCGAATGGCGCGCGTGCACGCCGTGCAGGACGCGTACGACGATCTGCGCCAAGCACTCTCACCGTCGCGAGCCGACGCGCAGGACGTCCGCGACATCGCGCGGCAGATCGAGGAACTGCGCGTCAGCCTGTGGGCCCAGCAGTTGGGCACGCCGCGACCCGTGAGCGAGCAGCGGATCCTGCGCGCGATCGACGCCGTTGTTCGTTAG
- a CDS encoding mycobacterial-type methylenetetrahydrofolate reductase — protein MTLSTVALELVPPNVEHGHERAIEDAQKVLECSASAGLEGRVRHVMIPGMIEEDDGRPVEMKPKMDVLDFWQIIKPLLPGVKGLCTQVTAFLDEATLRQRLVELRESGMEGISFVGVPRTMADGEGSGVAPTDALSLYDDVVPNRGAILIPTREGEQGRFGFKCDRGATYGMTQLLYSDTIVDFLTTFAAQNEHRPEILLSFGFVPAVESRIGLINWLIQDPGNAAVAAEQDFVKRLAAAEPAPRRKMMTDLYKRVVDGVGELGFPLSIHFEATYGVNKAAFDTFADMLAHWSPPTLD, from the coding sequence GTGACGTTGAGTACCGTCGCGCTCGAACTCGTGCCGCCGAATGTCGAGCACGGGCATGAGCGGGCGATCGAGGACGCGCAGAAGGTCCTGGAGTGCTCGGCCTCGGCGGGCCTGGAGGGCCGGGTTCGGCACGTGATGATCCCGGGCATGATCGAAGAGGACGACGGTCGCCCGGTCGAGATGAAGCCCAAGATGGACGTCCTGGACTTCTGGCAGATCATCAAGCCGCTACTGCCGGGCGTCAAAGGCCTGTGCACGCAGGTCACCGCGTTCCTCGACGAGGCCACGCTGCGGCAGCGCCTGGTGGAACTGCGCGAGTCCGGTATGGAGGGCATCTCCTTCGTCGGCGTGCCGCGGACGATGGCCGACGGCGAGGGATCCGGCGTCGCGCCCACCGATGCGCTGTCCCTCTATGACGACGTGGTCCCCAACCGGGGTGCGATCCTGATCCCGACCCGCGAGGGCGAACAGGGCCGATTCGGCTTCAAATGCGACCGCGGCGCCACCTACGGCATGACGCAGTTGCTGTATTCCGACACCATTGTCGACTTCCTGACGACGTTCGCGGCGCAGAACGAGCACCGTCCGGAGATCCTGTTGTCCTTCGGGTTCGTGCCTGCTGTTGAGAGCAGGATCGGCCTGATCAACTGGCTGATCCAGGACCCGGGCAACGCGGCGGTCGCCGCCGAGCAGGACTTCGTCAAACGACTGGCCGCAGCCGAACCAGCGCCTCGCCGGAAGATGATGACGGACCTGTACAAACGCGTCGTCGACGGCGTCGGGGAACTCGGCTTCCCGCTGAGCATCCACTTCGAGGCCACATACGGCGTCAACAAGGCCGCATTCGACACGTTCGCAGACATGCTGGCGCACTGGTCGCCGCCTACCCTCGACTGA
- a CDS encoding CobW family GTP-binding protein, which yields MTAIPVIALTGHLGAGKTTLLNHVLRTPDARIGVVINDFGDLNVDASLVTGQIDEPASIAGGCICCLPDEGGLDEALAKLANPRLRLDAIIVEASGLAEPIAVSRLIRFSGVDNIRHGGVVDVIDAAAHFDTVDRDATPPARYSAASLVVVNKMDQVPEDARADALARIEARVRERNPDAHVVAAVGARIDPNMLFDVAAQDPAPGEQLTFRELLADAGDHDHVHAASVTVTSTGCVDPDVLFDVLESPPAGVYRIKGTVAVRYRERVRSYVVNVVGLTVHIAEAQTEATHNSLVAIGTDLDIDDVRARMEEAVRPLDGPAPAAGIRRLQRHRRLSI from the coding sequence ATGACCGCGATACCCGTGATTGCACTGACGGGCCACCTCGGGGCCGGCAAGACCACCCTGCTCAACCACGTCCTACGCACGCCCGACGCCCGCATCGGTGTCGTGATCAACGACTTCGGCGACCTGAACGTCGACGCGTCGCTGGTCACCGGGCAGATCGACGAGCCCGCGTCGATCGCGGGTGGTTGCATCTGCTGCCTGCCCGACGAGGGTGGTCTCGACGAGGCGTTGGCCAAGCTCGCCAATCCGCGGCTGCGTCTGGACGCGATCATCGTGGAGGCCAGTGGACTGGCGGAGCCCATCGCGGTGTCCCGGCTCATCCGCTTCAGCGGTGTCGACAACATCCGGCACGGCGGGGTGGTGGACGTCATCGACGCCGCGGCCCACTTCGACACGGTCGATCGCGACGCGACACCGCCGGCCCGCTACAGCGCGGCGTCGCTGGTGGTGGTCAACAAGATGGATCAGGTCCCCGAGGACGCCCGCGCCGACGCCTTGGCCCGCATCGAGGCCCGGGTCCGCGAGCGCAATCCCGACGCGCACGTCGTCGCCGCCGTCGGGGCTCGGATCGACCCGAACATGCTGTTCGACGTCGCCGCACAGGACCCGGCCCCGGGCGAGCAGTTGACGTTCCGCGAACTGCTCGCCGACGCCGGGGACCACGACCATGTGCACGCCGCGTCGGTGACCGTGACCAGCACCGGTTGCGTCGATCCCGACGTCCTCTTCGACGTGCTGGAGAGCCCGCCGGCGGGCGTGTACCGAATCAAGGGCACCGTCGCCGTGCGGTACCGCGAGCGCGTGCGCAGCTACGTGGTCAATGTCGTGGGCCTGACGGTGCACATCGCGGAGGCGCAGACCGAGGCGACGCACAACAGCCTGGTGGCGATCGGCACCGATCTGGACATCGACGATGTCCGCGCCCGGATGGAGGAGGCCGTGCGCCCACTGGACGGGCCCGCGCCTGCGGCGGGGATCCGGCGCCTGCAGCGTCACCGTCGCCTGAGCATCTGA
- a CDS encoding copper resistance CopC family protein, with product MNTVAHLRAVAAVLLSVIVALMLSAAPAGAHAALSSSDPAADARLAAAPRVVTLTFNEPVQQQFSTVVVTGPQGRNHVVGDPAVAGREVRATLDALDGNGTYTVAYRVVSADGHPVSGKYDFQLSAPTPTTTSASTPAPETTAPSTSDDASGGVTPWPFVAGAAVLVVLIVAAVWLRGRRGAGADTDDDR from the coding sequence ATGAACACCGTCGCCCATCTGCGCGCCGTGGCAGCAGTTCTCCTGAGCGTGATCGTGGCGCTGATGCTCTCCGCCGCCCCGGCTGGCGCGCATGCCGCGCTCAGCAGCAGCGATCCGGCCGCCGACGCGCGCCTGGCCGCCGCTCCTCGGGTCGTCACGCTGACGTTCAACGAACCTGTGCAGCAGCAGTTCTCGACCGTGGTCGTGACCGGGCCGCAGGGCCGCAACCACGTCGTGGGTGACCCGGCGGTCGCCGGTCGCGAGGTCCGGGCCACCCTCGACGCCCTGGACGGCAACGGCACCTACACGGTCGCCTACCGCGTGGTGTCCGCCGACGGCCATCCCGTGTCGGGGAAGTACGACTTCCAGCTCAGCGCGCCAACACCGACGACCACGTCTGCTTCCACGCCAGCGCCGGAGACGACGGCCCCGAGCACGTCAGACGACGCCTCGGGTGGCGTGACGCCCTGGCCATTCGTCGCGGGTGCGGCGGTTCTGGTGGTGCTGATAGTGGCCGCGGTCTGGCTTCGAGGGCGCCGCGGAGCCGGAGCCGACACCGACGACGACAGGTAG
- a CDS encoding DUF808 domain-containing protein: protein MSAGLFGLLDDVAALARLAAASVDDIGAAAGKATAKAAGVVIDDTAVTPQYVHGIAAERELPIIKKIAIGSLRNKLIFILPAALLLSQFVPWLLTPILMLGATYLCFEGAEKVWGWIRGHDAHSAPAAAVGGDAEKFMVTGAIRTDFILSAEIMVIALNEVADQPFLPRLIILIVVALVITAAVYGVVAGIVKMDDIGLHLAGRASTFAQKIGRGLVAGMPKLLNALSIIGTVAMLWVGGHILLVGTDTLGWHPPYSVVHHLEGYVDHVAGVGGVLAWLVNTASSAVIGLVVGALVALIMHFLPFGKKKASH from the coding sequence GTGAGCGCTGGGCTGTTCGGGCTGCTCGATGATGTGGCTGCGCTCGCGCGCCTGGCCGCGGCGTCGGTCGACGACATCGGCGCCGCCGCAGGCAAGGCGACCGCCAAGGCCGCCGGTGTGGTCATCGACGACACCGCGGTGACGCCGCAGTACGTGCACGGAATCGCCGCGGAACGCGAGTTGCCGATCATCAAGAAGATCGCGATCGGGTCGCTGCGCAACAAGCTGATCTTCATCCTGCCCGCGGCGCTGCTGCTCAGTCAGTTCGTGCCGTGGCTTCTGACCCCCATCCTGATGCTCGGTGCCACCTACCTGTGCTTCGAGGGCGCCGAGAAGGTGTGGGGCTGGATCCGGGGGCACGACGCCCACAGCGCGCCGGCCGCGGCGGTCGGCGGCGACGCCGAGAAGTTCATGGTGACCGGCGCGATCCGCACGGACTTCATCCTGTCCGCCGAGATCATGGTCATCGCGCTCAACGAGGTGGCCGACCAGCCGTTCCTCCCTCGCCTGATCATCCTGATCGTCGTCGCGCTGGTCATCACCGCCGCGGTGTACGGCGTCGTGGCAGGGATCGTCAAGATGGACGACATCGGCCTGCACCTGGCCGGACGCGCGTCGACCTTCGCGCAGAAGATCGGCCGTGGCCTGGTGGCCGGCATGCCCAAGCTGCTCAACGCGCTGTCCATCATCGGCACAGTCGCGATGCTGTGGGTGGGCGGCCACATCCTTCTCGTCGGCACCGACACCCTCGGCTGGCACCCGCCGTACAGCGTCGTGCATCACCTCGAGGGTTATGTCGACCATGTGGCAGGCGTCGGCGGTGTGCTGGCCTGGCTGGTCAACACCGCGTCGTCCGCGGTCATCGGTCTGGTGGTCGGCGCCCTGGTGGCGCTGATCATGCACTTCCTGCCGTTTGGCAAGAAGAAGGCGTCGCACTGA
- a CDS encoding Rv2253/PknI dimerization domain-containing protein: MNASSVPSKALRGRPRHRPTRPRRRRSHRTQSPRPESRCTTPPPGASPAPTAPSSNRTISTPPGHPSPERTSSSLGRNRECTTFQDCTGTITSDQCWTADLILRSLKWSAKRTVPQWIPCPDGTFADGQQTFTFWARRGDASDGLDRLSGWNTTLGPSGACGVNRNLEIRIPFTLTRIG; the protein is encoded by the coding sequence ATGAACGCATCTTCGGTCCCATCGAAGGCACTCCGCGGCCGCCCGCGGCACCGCCCGACCCGGCCGCGGCGTCGGCGCTCCCACCGAACCCAGTCCCCGAGGCCGGAGTCGCGATGTACGACCCCACCACCGGGCGCGTCGCCGGCCCCGACGGCACCGTCTTCGAACAGAACGATCTCAACTCCGCCGGGGCACCCAAGTCCTGAGAGGACCTCGTCTTCGCTGGGCCGAAACCGTGAGTGCACGACCTTCCAGGACTGCACCGGCACGATCACCAGCGATCAGTGCTGGACGGCCGACCTGATTCTCCGCAGCTTGAAGTGGAGCGCGAAGCGCACTGTGCCACAGTGGATACCGTGTCCGGACGGCACCTTCGCCGACGGCCAGCAGACCTTCACCTTCTGGGCCAGGCGCGGGGACGCCTCCGACGGGCTGGACCGGCTCTCCGGTTGGAACACGACACTGGGCCCCAGTGGCGCATGCGGGGTCAACCGGAATCTTGAGATCCGGATTCCGTTCACGCTCACCAGGATTGGGTGA